A window of the Brachyspira suanatina genome harbors these coding sequences:
- a CDS encoding transporter substrate-binding domain-containing protein → MKKIILIILMILSLVILSCKDSSKNITIKNESHTKQYINIGIYVYDYPFGYLSNGNIGGFDYDLMNEISKISGSNMNFIPMRFEELIPALESKKIDAIIAGMTVTEERKQYLNFSDKYYTSSQAVLIRTNDESIQTEEDLIGKKVGVIRDTVADTMISAKEGIEIERFDTGSSIILSLKVGNVDAAIFDRSTCEHYILYDKSIKLVENIKYPEEDYAIAFRKDENVLLDEINKALSQIMTNGSYDKLVEKHLGTNQ, encoded by the coding sequence ATGAAAAAAATCATATTAATTATTTTGATGATTTTATCATTAGTAATATTATCATGTAAAGACTCTTCCAAGAATATCACAATTAAAAATGAAAGCCATACAAAGCAATATATCAATATTGGTATATATGTTTATGATTATCCTTTTGGTTATTTATCAAATGGAAATATAGGCGGATTTGATTATGATTTAATGAATGAGATATCAAAAATATCAGGCTCTAATATGAATTTTATTCCTATGCGTTTTGAAGAACTTATACCAGCTTTAGAATCTAAAAAAATAGATGCTATCATAGCAGGAATGACTGTAACTGAAGAAAGAAAACAATATCTTAATTTTTCTGATAAATATTATACATCAAGTCAGGCAGTTTTAATAAGAACGAATGATGAATCAATACAAACTGAAGAAGATTTAATAGGCAAAAAAGTAGGAGTAATAAGAGATACAGTTGCAGACACTATGATTTCCGCAAAAGAAGGAATAGAGATAGAAAGATTCGATACAGGAAGCAGTATAATACTTTCATTAAAAGTAGGCAATGTAGATGCTGCTATATTTGATAGATCAACTTGCGAGCATTATATTTTATATGATAAAAGTATTAAACTTGTAGAAAATATAAAATATCCTGAAGAAGATTATGCCATAGCTTTTAGAAAAGATGAGAATGTATTATTAGATGAAATAAATAAAGCTCTATCACAAATAATGACTAATGGCTCGTATGATAAATTAGTAGAAAAGCATTTAGGTACTAATCAATAA
- the hpt gene encoding hypoxanthine phosphoribosyltransferase, with protein MRKDDHISKVLISEENIKNRVKELAEQISNDLKDKENIPCIIGLLKGSFIFIADLSRHIDVPVEIDFMIVSSYGNNKIGSEIKILKDVDIPLTGRDVIIVEDIIDTGYTLEKICEVLKTRNIASLKICTLLNKPSRRKVDIKIDYNGFDIEDEFVVGYGIDYAQKYRNLPYIGVVE; from the coding sequence ATGAGAAAAGATGATCATATATCAAAAGTACTTATATCTGAAGAGAATATAAAAAATAGAGTTAAAGAATTAGCAGAACAAATTTCTAATGATCTTAAAGATAAAGAAAACATACCATGCATAATAGGACTTTTAAAAGGTTCTTTTATATTCATTGCTGATTTATCAAGACATATTGATGTACCTGTAGAAATTGATTTTATGATAGTATCTAGCTATGGAAATAATAAAATAGGTTCTGAAATTAAAATACTTAAAGATGTTGATATACCTCTTACAGGAAGAGATGTAATCATAGTAGAAGATATAATAGATACAGGATACACTTTAGAAAAAATTTGTGAGGTATTAAAAACTAGAAATATTGCTTCTCTAAAAATATGCACACTTTTAAATAAACCTTCAAGAAGAAAAGTTGATATAAAAATAGATTATAATGGTTTTGATATAGAGGATGAATTTGTTGTAGGATACGGAATTGACTATGCTCAGAAATACAGAAATCTTCCGTATATTGGAGTAGTTGAATAA
- a CDS encoding electron transfer flavoprotein subunit alpha/FixB family protein has protein sequence MNLSDYKGILVFAEQRDGVIQNVGLELIGEAKKLAAKLNVSVTAALVGHKIEGLAQTLVEYGADKVVVVDNELLKQYDTEAYAQALTAIINAKKPEIVLLGATTLGRDLAPRVSSRISTGLTADCTKLDIDDETKVFGMTRPAFGGNLMATIVCPDHRPQMATVRPGVMQKLAKEEGKKGEVEVLPLTIDTSKMKVKILDVVKETTKKVDITEAKILVSGGRGVGSKENFKNLEAVASKIGAIVSGSRAAVDAGYIEQARQVGQTGKTVRPNIYFACGISGAIQHMAGMEESEYIIAINKDKDAPMFGIADLGIVGDVNKVLPLLAEELAKAIEAKKAN, from the coding sequence ATGAATTTAAGTGATTACAAAGGAATATTAGTATTTGCTGAGCAAAGAGACGGTGTAATTCAAAACGTAGGTTTAGAATTAATTGGTGAAGCAAAAAAACTTGCTGCTAAATTGAATGTATCTGTAACAGCAGCTTTAGTAGGACATAAAATAGAAGGTTTAGCTCAAACTTTAGTTGAGTATGGTGCTGATAAAGTTGTTGTTGTTGACAATGAACTTTTAAAACAGTACGATACTGAAGCTTATGCTCAAGCATTAACTGCAATAATCAATGCTAAAAAACCTGAAATAGTATTATTAGGTGCTACTACTTTAGGAAGAGACTTAGCTCCTAGAGTATCTTCAAGAATCTCTACAGGACTTACTGCTGACTGTACAAAATTAGATATAGATGATGAAACTAAAGTTTTCGGAATGACAAGACCTGCATTCGGCGGAAACTTGATGGCTACTATTGTTTGTCCAGATCATAGACCTCAAATGGCTACTGTAAGACCTGGCGTAATGCAAAAATTAGCTAAAGAAGAAGGTAAAAAAGGTGAAGTTGAAGTATTACCTTTAACTATAGACACTTCTAAAATGAAAGTTAAAATCTTAGATGTTGTAAAAGAAACTACTAAGAAAGTTGATATTACAGAAGCTAAAATATTGGTATCTGGCGGTAGAGGTGTAGGTTCTAAAGAAAACTTCAAGAATCTTGAGGCTGTAGCTTCTAAAATTGGTGCTATCGTTTCTGGTTCAAGAGCTGCTGTAGATGCTGGATACATAGAGCAGGCTAGACAAGTTGGTCAAACAGGTAAAACAGTAAGACCTAATATATACTTCGCTTGCGGTATTTCTGGTGCTATTCAGCACATGGCTGGTATGGAAGAATCTGAATACATTATTGCTATAAACAAAGATAAAGATGCTCCAATGTTTGGAATCGCTGATTTAGGTATAGTAGGTGATGTTAACAAAGTACTTCCTCTATTAGCTGAAGAGTTAGCAAAAGCAATAGAAGCTAAAAAAGCTAATTAA
- the lepA gene encoding translation elongation factor 4, whose protein sequence is MSYAEKIRNFCIIAHVDHGKSTLADRIIEHTKAVSSREMKAQILDSMDIERERGITIKSQAVKLSYQAKDGEVYTLNLIDTPGHVDFNYEVSRSLAACEGAILVVDAAQGVEAQTISNFYLAFENNLEIVPVINKIDLPAANIELCKEQMEKEFGVNKDDIVLASAKNDIGIDEILEAVVKMIPAPKDNTNKKTRALIFDSYYDPFRGAVMIVRIFDGSIKKDDKLLLMETKAKYEVEECGTLLLGLKSANGLKSGEVGYIIAGIKNISDIKIGDTITLEEDPSDEPLIGYKEVLPMVFAGIFPAEDEDYTNLQKALEKLKLNDASLVYEPERSIALGFGYRCGFLGLLHLEIVQERLEREFNLNLVITSPSVEVKLKLTNGEEKLIDNPADFPSGQYIEKCYEPFINALIIVPTDYLGNIISLCIDRRGTQTSLTYLDDKRAEIKFDLPLIEVVYDFYDKLKSISRGYASFDYDFSDFRESQIEKIDILVHGEVVDALSFMSHRSNAETRGRQIIEKLKHLIPKHMFQIPLQAAIGGRIIARENISALRKNVTAKCYGGDITRKRKLLEKQKEGKKRMKAIGNVEIPQDAFISVLKTDDNTK, encoded by the coding sequence ATGTCATACGCAGAAAAAATCAGGAATTTTTGTATTATAGCACATGTAGACCATGGAAAAAGTACATTAGCCGACAGAATTATAGAACATACTAAAGCAGTATCAAGCAGAGAGATGAAAGCACAAATACTAGACTCTATGGATATAGAAAGAGAGAGAGGAATAACAATAAAGAGTCAGGCTGTTAAATTATCATATCAGGCTAAAGACGGAGAAGTATATACTCTTAATTTGATTGACACACCGGGACACGTTGACTTTAATTATGAAGTTTCACGTTCTCTTGCTGCTTGTGAAGGAGCTATACTTGTAGTTGATGCCGCTCAAGGTGTTGAGGCTCAAACTATTTCTAATTTTTATCTTGCATTTGAAAATAATTTGGAGATTGTACCTGTTATTAATAAAATAGATTTGCCTGCTGCTAATATCGAACTTTGTAAAGAGCAGATGGAAAAAGAGTTTGGTGTTAATAAAGATGATATAGTTTTAGCAAGTGCAAAAAATGATATAGGCATAGATGAGATACTTGAAGCAGTTGTTAAGATGATACCGGCTCCTAAAGATAATACTAATAAAAAAACAAGAGCTTTGATATTCGATTCTTACTATGATCCTTTTCGCGGTGCTGTTATGATAGTGAGAATATTTGACGGCTCTATAAAGAAAGATGATAAACTTCTTTTAATGGAAACTAAAGCGAAGTATGAAGTTGAAGAATGCGGAACTCTTTTGCTTGGGCTTAAATCTGCTAATGGATTAAAAAGCGGTGAAGTTGGATATATTATTGCGGGCATTAAAAACATATCCGATATAAAAATAGGGGATACTATCACACTTGAAGAAGACCCTTCAGATGAACCTTTGATAGGATATAAAGAAGTACTTCCTATGGTATTTGCAGGAATTTTCCCGGCAGAAGATGAAGATTATACAAACTTACAAAAGGCATTGGAGAAATTAAAATTAAATGATGCTTCTTTAGTTTATGAGCCTGAGCGTTCTATTGCTTTAGGGTTTGGATATAGATGCGGATTTTTAGGGCTTCTTCATTTAGAGATTGTTCAAGAGCGTCTTGAAAGAGAGTTTAATCTTAATCTTGTAATAACAAGCCCTTCTGTAGAAGTAAAATTAAAACTCACAAACGGCGAAGAAAAATTAATTGATAACCCTGCAGATTTTCCGTCTGGGCAGTATATAGAAAAATGTTATGAGCCTTTCATAAATGCTCTTATAATAGTACCAACCGATTATTTAGGAAATATTATTTCTCTTTGTATAGACAGAAGAGGAACACAAACATCATTAACTTATTTAGATGATAAAAGGGCAGAGATTAAATTTGACTTGCCATTAATCGAAGTAGTATATGACTTTTATGATAAATTAAAATCTATATCAAGAGGTTATGCTTCATTCGATTATGATTTTTCAGATTTCAGAGAAAGCCAAATAGAAAAAATTGATATACTTGTTCATGGCGAAGTAGTGGATGCATTATCATTTATGTCGCATAGAAGCAATGCTGAAACTAGGGGCAGACAAATCATAGAAAAATTAAAGCATCTTATTCCAAAGCATATGTTCCAGATTCCGTTACAGGCTGCAATAGGCGGACGAATAATCGCGCGTGAGAATATAAGTGCATTAAGAAAGAATGTTACAGCAAAATGTTATGGAGGTGACATCACAAGAAAGAGAAAGCTTCTTGAAAAGCAGAAAGAGGGTAAAAAGAGAATGAAGGCTATTGGTAATGTTGAGATACCTCAGGATGCATTTATAAGCGTACTTAAAACTGACGATAACACAAAATAA
- a CDS encoding MgtC/SapB family protein, translating into MFTEYIKHTLGDFSIVEITTRILVAYIMGIFIGWEREQHKKPIGSRTTSIVCMGAALLSCYEDVFARAVILENAELIKLGIDALKKVPDYNRISAQIVSGIGFLGAGMIIQNRGKLHGITTAAIVWVTACIGIVIGSGQWVLSTIGCICIFLSTSIYRFFIPYYISNKKRAIVYLIEHSSKIDFETELGEYGIRLINLEIVGWKENNDKNTPNIISKINIFVPKLDYKNIENIFISLNIKPLKMLRNMREKIDFDSIE; encoded by the coding sequence ATGTTTACAGAATATATTAAACATACATTAGGCGACTTTAGTATTGTAGAAATAACAACAAGAATATTAGTTGCATATATTATGGGTATATTTATAGGCTGGGAAAGAGAACAGCATAAAAAACCTATAGGAAGCAGAACTACAAGTATTGTTTGTATGGGAGCAGCTCTTTTATCATGCTATGAGGATGTATTTGCACGTGCTGTAATATTAGAAAATGCTGAGCTTATTAAATTAGGAATAGATGCTTTGAAAAAAGTACCTGATTATAACAGAATATCTGCTCAAATAGTTTCCGGAATTGGTTTCTTAGGGGCAGGAATGATCATACAAAATAGAGGAAAACTGCATGGCATAACTACTGCCGCTATAGTATGGGTTACTGCTTGTATAGGAATAGTAATAGGCTCTGGACAATGGGTACTATCTACTATAGGCTGTATATGTATATTTTTAAGTACTTCTATTTATAGATTTTTTATACCATATTATATATCAAATAAGAAAAGAGCCATAGTATACTTAATCGAACATTCTTCAAAAATAGATTTTGAAACTGAATTAGGCGAATATGGAATTAGACTTATTAATTTAGAGATAGTAGGCTGGAAAGAAAATAATGATAAGAATACTCCTAATATCATAAGCAAAATAAATATATTTGTACCGAAATTAGATTATAAGAATATAGAAAATATTTTTATAAGTTTAAATATAAAGCCTTTAAAAATGCTGCGTAATATGAGAGAAAAAATTGATTTTGACAGTATTGAATAG
- a CDS encoding PTS sugar transporter subunit IIA, with amino-acid sequence MKPNLILMSHGNLASTLIESAKMILGDLPKDDYDVIHLHTDNTFAQIENQLKELLDKFGNNQILIMTDLYGGTPFNIASKFYRKNDNICLISGMNLDMVIEYFSSDLHHNISKFIDEIISVSKDSIALYTKNESEIYADIDI; translated from the coding sequence ATGAAACCTAATTTAATATTAATGAGTCATGGCAATTTAGCATCCACACTTATTGAATCTGCCAAAATGATCTTGGGCGATTTACCAAAAGATGATTATGATGTAATACATCTGCATACGGATAACACTTTCGCCCAAATAGAAAATCAACTAAAAGAATTATTAGATAAATTTGGAAATAATCAAATCTTAATAATGACAGATCTATATGGCGGAACTCCTTTTAATATAGCGAGTAAATTTTATAGAAAAAATGATAATATCTGTTTAATAAGCGGAATGAATCTGGATATGGTTATAGAATATTTCTCTTCGGACCTTCATCATAATATAAGTAAATTTATAGATGAAATTATCAGTGTTTCAAAAGATTCTATAGCATTGTACACAAAAAATGAATCTGAAATATATGCCGACATAGATATATAA
- a CDS encoding Gfo/Idh/MocA family protein, producing MYKVGIIGLGQIAYFIDKDPNRKIIWSHIKAYQNTEDTKITAICGNSDFNLVKRIQKDENIEKGYIDYKKMLEENDFDIVSICTPIEFHYDIAKKCIETGVKAIFCEKTLSYSIEEAKSILELSNKHNTVFAVNYILRWDNINKEIKKLIEENAIGKIYTIVGYGATALHTSASHIIDLMLYFTNSEAEYIVGEKQTDFVREVHGISDHGGCGMIKFKSGAVGFIKALSTSPFKYMLEMDIMGENGRIRLYNNGNSFELYQYKKVDDNEAGSGYEALTLTKQYNRNYENERMLDAVNNIIECLENGGQPISNASTALESVKIIESIKLSSDTKTKIDL from the coding sequence ATGTATAAAGTTGGCATAATAGGTCTTGGACAAATAGCATATTTTATAGATAAAGACCCTAACAGGAAAATAATATGGTCGCATATAAAGGCTTATCAAAATACAGAAGATACTAAAATTACAGCCATATGCGGTAATAGTGATTTTAATTTAGTTAAGAGAATACAAAAAGATGAAAATATAGAGAAAGGATATATTGACTATAAAAAAATGCTTGAAGAAAATGATTTTGATATAGTGAGTATATGCACACCTATAGAGTTTCATTACGATATAGCAAAGAAGTGTATAGAAACAGGAGTTAAAGCTATTTTTTGTGAAAAGACTTTATCATATTCAATAGAAGAGGCAAAATCAATATTAGAATTATCAAATAAGCATAATACTGTATTTGCAGTTAATTATATATTAAGATGGGATAATATTAATAAAGAAATAAAAAAACTTATAGAAGAAAATGCTATAGGTAAAATTTATACAATAGTGGGATATGGAGCTACCGCTTTGCATACAAGTGCAAGTCATATTATAGATTTAATGCTTTATTTTACAAACTCTGAAGCAGAGTATATTGTAGGAGAAAAACAGACAGATTTTGTAAGGGAAGTTCATGGTATTAGTGATCATGGAGGATGCGGTATGATAAAATTTAAATCCGGTGCTGTTGGATTTATTAAAGCATTAAGCACATCTCCTTTTAAATATATGCTTGAAATGGATATAATGGGGGAGAATGGAAGAATAAGATTATACAATAATGGAAATAGTTTTGAATTATATCAATACAAAAAAGTTGATGATAATGAGGCAGGGTCAGGATATGAAGCTTTAACTTTGACAAAACAATACAATAGAAATTATGAGAATGAAAGAATGCTTGATGCTGTTAATAATATTATAGAATGTTTAGAAAATGGAGGACAGCCAATATCAAATGCTTCTACTGCTTTGGAATCTGTAAAAATTATAGAGAGTATTAAATTATCATCAGACACAAAAACTAAAATAGATTTATAA
- a CDS encoding acyl-CoA dehydrogenase has protein sequence MEFNLPKTHELFRQMIREFAEKEVKPLATEIDEEERFPVETVKKMAEIGLMGIPIPKEYGGAGGDNLMYAMAVEELSRVCGTTGVILSAHTSLGTWPILQFGTDAQKQKYVPKLASGEWLGAFGLTEPNAGTDAAGQQTVAVLDESTQEWVLNGSKIFITNSGYANVYVIFAMTDKSKGLKGISAFIVESTTPGFSVGKKEKKLGIRGSATCELIFENARIPKDNLLGELGKGFKIAMMTLDGGRIGIASQALGIAQGALDETVAYVKERKQFGRTIANFQNTQFQLANLEVKVEAARLLVYKAAWRESNHLPYSVDAARAKLFAAETAMEVTTKAVQLHGGYGYTREYPVERMMRDAKITEIYEGTSEVQRMVIAGNLLK, from the coding sequence ATGGAATTTAATTTGCCTAAAACACATGAACTTTTCAGACAAATGATCAGAGAATTTGCTGAAAAAGAGGTAAAACCTTTAGCAACAGAAATTGACGAGGAAGAAAGATTTCCTGTTGAAACTGTTAAGAAAATGGCTGAAATCGGACTTATGGGTATACCTATTCCTAAGGAATACGGTGGAGCTGGTGGAGACAACTTAATGTACGCTATGGCTGTTGAAGAATTATCAAGAGTTTGCGGTACTACTGGTGTTATTCTTTCTGCTCACACTTCTCTTGGAACTTGGCCTATATTACAATTCGGTACAGACGCTCAAAAACAAAAATATGTTCCTAAATTGGCTAGCGGTGAATGGCTTGGAGCATTCGGACTTACTGAACCTAATGCTGGTACAGATGCAGCAGGTCAACAAACTGTAGCTGTATTAGATGAATCTACTCAGGAATGGGTACTTAATGGTTCAAAAATATTCATAACAAATTCAGGATATGCTAATGTATATGTAATATTTGCTATGACAGATAAATCAAAAGGATTAAAAGGTATTTCTGCTTTCATAGTTGAATCAACAACTCCTGGATTTAGTGTTGGTAAAAAAGAGAAAAAATTAGGTATTAGAGGTTCTGCTACTTGCGAATTAATATTTGAAAATGCAAGAATACCTAAAGACAACCTATTAGGAGAATTAGGAAAAGGATTTAAAATTGCTATGATGACTCTTGATGGAGGAAGAATAGGAATTGCTTCTCAAGCATTAGGTATTGCTCAAGGTGCACTTGATGAAACTGTTGCTTATGTAAAAGAAAGAAAACAGTTCGGAAGAACAATAGCTAATTTCCAAAATACTCAATTCCAATTAGCTAACCTTGAAGTTAAAGTAGAAGCTGCAAGACTTCTTGTTTATAAAGCAGCTTGGAGAGAAAGCAACCATCTTCCATATTCAGTAGATGCTGCAAGAGCTAAATTATTCGCTGCAGAAACTGCAATGGAAGTAACAACTAAAGCCGTTCAGCTTCATGGTGGATATGGTTATACAAGAGAATATCCTGTTGAAAGAATGATGAGAGATGCTAAGATTACTGAAATCTATGAAGGTACATCTGAAGTTCAAAGAATGGTAATAGCAGGAAACCTTTTAAAATAA
- a CDS encoding electron transfer flavoprotein subunit beta/FixA family protein yields MKIVVCIKQVPDTTEIKLDPVKGTLIRDGVPSIMNPDDKAGLEEALKLKDKYGAHVTVITMGPPQAEAILREAYAMGADRAILITDRKFGGADTLATSNTLAAALRTLEYDIIISGRQAIDGDTAQVGPQTAEHLQIPQISYAKEIQYNEADKSLTVKRVIEDGYYLLNVQLPALITVLSEANSPRYMRVKGIVEAYDKEIEIWSSETIKIDPSLIGLTGSPTKVKKSFTKGAKQAGKVFEVDTKEAVNIIIEKLKEKFVI; encoded by the coding sequence ATGAAAATAGTAGTTTGTATAAAACAGGTTCCAGATACAACAGAAATTAAACTAGACCCTGTAAAAGGTACATTAATAAGAGATGGTGTTCCTAGTATAATGAACCCAGATGATAAAGCAGGTTTAGAAGAAGCTTTAAAATTAAAAGATAAATATGGTGCTCATGTAACTGTAATAACTATGGGACCTCCTCAAGCTGAAGCTATATTAAGAGAAGCTTATGCTATGGGAGCTGATAGAGCTATTCTTATAACTGATAGAAAATTCGGCGGTGCTGATACATTAGCTACTTCTAATACATTAGCAGCTGCTTTAAGAACTTTAGAATATGATATTATTATTTCAGGAAGACAAGCTATAGACGGTGATACTGCTCAAGTTGGACCTCAAACAGCTGAACACTTACAAATACCTCAAATTTCTTATGCTAAAGAAATTCAGTATAATGAAGCTGATAAATCATTAACTGTAAAAAGAGTAATAGAAGATGGATATTACCTATTAAACGTTCAATTACCAGCATTAATAACTGTATTATCAGAAGCTAATAGCCCAAGATACATGAGAGTTAAAGGTATTGTTGAGGCTTATGATAAAGAAATTGAGATTTGGTCTTCTGAAACTATCAAAATTGACCCTTCTTTGATAGGTCTTACTGGTTCTCCTACAAAAGTTAAAAAATCATTTACTAAAGGAGCTAAACAAGCCGGTAAAGTATTTGAAGTTGATACAAAAGAAGCTGTTAATATCATAATTGAAAAATTAAAAGAAAAATTTGTTATTTAA
- a CDS encoding polysaccharide biosynthesis protein — protein MVYKMNKKNIVIIGAGNAGETLAYEILTSDDSNEYNILCFLDDDENKKQVNINNNLIDVKGKVKDIENTIEYYKNQNIKIEEIIIAIPTLKQKELLEILDIIYPTGIKYKILPGFFEIIKGNASIKDIRNIEPSDLLGREEIGFDEKEISAYYQDKTILVTGGGGSIGSELVRQLITLPVKKVMALDNSESAIHSLIMSINDRKNEKNKHKFQYIISNVRDYVKVDKILKEENPDIIFHAAAHKHLPFMEAYPEEAIKNNILATENIATLAIKNNIKNFVFISTDKAVRPTSLMGASKRICERMIMSLSHEQNSTAFKITRFGNVLGSSGSVIPVFEKQIREGKPLTVTHPEMVRFFMSIREAARLVIKACTLNDGIIFTLDMGKPVKILDLAKNMLKMYGLTEKDIPIIFTGIREGEKLYEEILMDDETLIPSQYKKLFIAKDPVKCLTPEERKVMIDAFDIASLDADKETIKMLMRKYIEEYTG, from the coding sequence ATTGTATATAAAATGAATAAAAAAAATATAGTTATAATTGGGGCTGGAAATGCAGGTGAGACACTTGCATATGAAATATTAACTTCTGATGATAGTAATGAATATAATATACTTTGTTTTTTAGATGATGATGAAAACAAAAAACAAGTAAATATTAATAATAATTTAATTGATGTAAAAGGCAAAGTTAAAGATATAGAAAACACAATAGAATATTATAAAAATCAAAATATCAAAATAGAAGAAATCATTATTGCAATACCAACTTTAAAACAAAAAGAACTTCTTGAAATATTAGATATTATATATCCTACAGGAATAAAATATAAAATACTTCCAGGATTTTTTGAGATAATAAAAGGAAATGCCTCTATAAAAGATATTAGAAATATTGAACCATCTGATTTGCTTGGACGAGAAGAAATTGGCTTTGATGAAAAAGAAATATCGGCATACTATCAAGATAAAACAATACTAGTTACAGGCGGAGGAGGATCTATAGGAAGTGAGCTTGTTAGACAATTAATTACATTACCTGTAAAAAAAGTTATGGCTTTAGATAATTCTGAAAGTGCAATTCATTCTCTTATAATGTCTATAAATGACAGAAAAAACGAAAAAAACAAACATAAATTCCAATATATAATTTCAAATGTAAGAGATTACGTTAAAGTTGATAAAATATTAAAAGAAGAAAATCCGGATATAATTTTCCATGCAGCCGCTCATAAACATTTGCCTTTTATGGAAGCCTATCCTGAAGAAGCAATTAAAAATAATATACTAGCAACTGAAAATATAGCTACTCTTGCAATTAAAAATAATATTAAAAATTTTGTATTTATATCAACAGACAAAGCAGTTCGCCCTACTTCATTAATGGGAGCAAGCAAAAGAATATGCGAAAGAATGATAATGTCATTATCTCATGAACAAAACAGTACTGCATTTAAAATAACAAGATTCGGTAATGTTTTAGGAAGCAGCGGAAGCGTTATACCTGTATTTGAAAAGCAGATTAGAGAAGGAAAGCCATTAACTGTGACTCATCCTGAAATGGTAAGATTCTTTATGTCTATAAGAGAAGCTGCAAGATTAGTTATTAAAGCATGCACTTTAAATGACGGGATAATATTTACTTTGGATATGGGAAAGCCTGTTAAAATTTTAGACTTAGCTAAAAACATGCTTAAAATGTACGGACTTACTGAAAAAGATATTCCTATAATATTTACAGGAATCAGAGAAGGTGAAAAACTTTATGAAGAAATTTTAATGGACGATGAAACATTAATACCTTCGCAGTATAAAAAATTATTCATAGCAAAAGATCCTGTAAAATGCTTAACACCTGAGGAACGCAAAGTAATGATTGATGCTTTTGATATTGCCTCACTTGATGCTGATAAAGAAACAATAAAAATGCTTATGCGTAAGTATATAGAAGAGTATACCGGATAA
- a CDS encoding basic amino acid ABC transporter substrate-binding protein, whose protein sequence is MKNIIIFILLIFITACNNSSNANISENTNETSSITNNIYSNKTLRVGIYLYDYPMLYISNDNINGFDYDIINSIANEENLKLEFVPIQFSELIPALQTNYIDLIIAGMSITEERKQLVNFSDKYCSSGQGIILNKENDEIKINDDLIGKTVGVIKGTISDNIISKVEGVNVERFDVASSALLSLKVNKIDAVMLDTITCEDYVEFDNTIKLAENISFKLMDYAIAVRKDDNTLLQIINRGLHTIMSNGVYQKLVDKHL, encoded by the coding sequence ATGAAAAACATTATTATTTTTATACTATTAATCTTTATTACCGCCTGTAATAACTCTTCAAATGCAAATATATCTGAAAATACTAATGAAACATCCAGCATCACAAATAATATTTATTCCAACAAAACATTAAGAGTAGGAATATACCTTTATGATTATCCTATGCTGTATATAAGTAATGATAATATAAACGGTTTTGATTATGATATAATAAATTCAATAGCCAATGAAGAAAATTTAAAATTAGAATTTGTACCAATTCAATTTTCAGAATTAATACCAGCATTACAGACAAATTATATAGACCTTATTATTGCTGGTATGAGTATAACAGAAGAAAGAAAACAGCTTGTAAATTTCTCTGATAAGTATTGCAGCTCCGGACAAGGTATCATACTAAATAAAGAAAATGATGAAATAAAAATCAATGATGATTTAATAGGAAAAACTGTAGGAGTTATAAAGGGTACTATATCAGACAATATTATATCTAAAGTAGAAGGAGTTAATGTAGAAAGATTTGATGTTGCAAGCAGTGCTTTACTTTCATTAAAAGTAAATAAAATAGATGCTGTTATGCTCGATACAATTACTTGCGAAGACTATGTAGAATTTGATAATACTATAAAATTGGCTGAAAATATATCATTTAAGTTAATGGATTATGCAATAGCTGTGAGAAAAGATGATAATACTTTACTTCAAATAATTAATAGAGGTCTTCATACTATAATGTCTAATGGAGTATATCAAAAATTAGTTGATAAACATCTATAA